In Corynebacterium guangdongense, one DNA window encodes the following:
- a CDS encoding HNH endonuclease signature motif containing protein — protein sequence MTDGDDGPYYALCSPHDPIAQAALVARRADYAAWRVCHSQVGPLTEGNRDWDEHAAELRASPGGTPRFIESHLVALDVLDRLPSLRRLVEDMMHLDMYTLVRIAEVIFKLDPDLDGDAGAWAFLDEQLTAYLTPKRAAQVLPTPAAITRKLRQLLSLLQAEIPDGKKKEREQKRELDDGYLQYPDGPGTVGTAISHDQATAAIIDRALREHAAQKGLTIAEAHADIVLNQVTVSVTMNVYKANDIPGAPTFLPDRTLLTEEAEEKLDEHVGRVRDMDEAAHSEVEGYSPSGAQRAYLEGRDGTCRWPGCDAPAEGTDKDHRVNHADGGATSPRNMVCLCRRHHNRKTEKLIHYLFDDVTGDVYWLFANGKWVVDEAAGPLAPANRRWLSTLGERLKKRRARLWGTA from the coding sequence GTGACTGACGGAGATGACGGTCCCTACTACGCGCTATGTTCACCACACGATCCGATCGCGCAGGCGGCCCTGGTGGCGCGCCGCGCGGACTACGCCGCCTGGCGGGTCTGCCACTCGCAGGTCGGACCACTGACCGAAGGCAACCGGGACTGGGACGAGCACGCCGCCGAGCTCAGGGCCTCGCCCGGCGGCACCCCACGCTTTATTGAGTCCCACCTGGTTGCGCTCGACGTCCTGGACCGGCTGCCGTCGCTCAGGCGTCTCGTCGAGGACATGATGCATCTCGACATGTACACGCTGGTCCGCATCGCGGAGGTCATCTTCAAGCTCGATCCCGATCTCGACGGGGACGCCGGGGCATGGGCGTTCCTCGATGAGCAGCTCACCGCCTACCTCACTCCGAAGAGGGCCGCGCAGGTGCTGCCGACTCCCGCGGCGATCACCCGGAAGCTCAGGCAGCTGCTTTCGCTGCTCCAGGCCGAGATACCGGACGGGAAGAAGAAGGAGAGGGAACAGAAGAGGGAGCTCGACGACGGGTACCTGCAGTATCCGGATGGTCCCGGCACCGTCGGCACCGCGATCAGCCATGATCAGGCCACCGCCGCCATCATTGACCGGGCACTGCGTGAGCATGCGGCGCAGAAAGGCCTCACCATCGCGGAGGCGCACGCCGACATCGTCCTCAACCAGGTCACCGTCAGTGTGACGATGAACGTCTACAAGGCCAACGACATCCCGGGCGCCCCGACGTTCCTCCCCGACCGGACCCTGCTGACGGAGGAAGCCGAGGAGAAGCTGGATGAGCACGTCGGCCGGGTGCGGGACATGGACGAGGCCGCGCACTCTGAGGTGGAGGGGTACTCGCCCTCCGGAGCGCAGCGCGCCTACCTGGAAGGGCGGGACGGGACCTGCCGATGGCCCGGGTGCGACGCCCCCGCGGAGGGGACGGACAAGGACCATCGCGTCAACCATGCCGACGGCGGGGCGACTTCACCCAGGAACATGGTCTGCCTCTGCCGCCGCCACCACAACCGAAAGACGGAGAAGCTGATCCACTACCTCTTCGACGACGTCACCGGCGACGTCTACTGGCTCTTCGCCAACGGGAAGTGGGTGGTCGATGAAGCGGCCGGGCCACTGGCCCCGGCCAATCGCCGCTGGCTCTCGACCCTGGGTGAGCGTCTGAAGAAACGCCGGGCCCGGCTGTGGGGAACCGCCTGA
- a CDS encoding MetQ/NlpA family ABC transporter substrate-binding protein codes for MNIRRIATLTAATLAATSLVACSSESESTDTAAESNEPIRVGTTDDNLPEWEVFADLAEEKGIEMEIVPFSDYNTPNDALVQDQIDVNKFQHLAFLAEYNVGAGADLVPISSTEIYPLALFWDGHDSLDGIEGQRVAVPNDPTNQGRAINLLAANGLVTLKEEGLLSPTPADVDQAASKVEVTPVDAAQTTIAYNSGEPAVVNNSFVLRAGLNPDDAILEDDPNSEGAEPYINIWATTPEKADDERINELAELWKDPAVAEAVQESSGGTAVAVDRPREDLEQILQRLEEENS; via the coding sequence ATGAACATCCGTCGCATTGCAACGCTGACTGCAGCCACCCTCGCCGCTACCAGCCTGGTGGCGTGCTCCTCCGAATCCGAGAGCACCGACACCGCCGCCGAGAGCAATGAGCCCATCCGCGTCGGCACCACCGACGACAACCTTCCGGAGTGGGAGGTCTTCGCGGACCTCGCCGAGGAGAAGGGCATCGAGATGGAGATCGTTCCGTTCTCGGACTACAACACCCCGAACGACGCCCTGGTCCAGGATCAGATCGACGTCAACAAGTTCCAGCACCTAGCGTTCCTCGCGGAGTACAACGTCGGCGCCGGCGCCGACCTGGTCCCGATCTCCTCCACCGAGATCTACCCGCTGGCACTGTTCTGGGACGGCCACGACTCCCTGGACGGCATCGAGGGCCAGCGCGTCGCCGTCCCGAACGATCCGACCAACCAGGGCCGCGCCATCAACCTGCTGGCCGCCAACGGCCTGGTCACCCTCAAGGAGGAGGGCCTGCTGAGCCCGACCCCGGCAGACGTCGACCAGGCAGCCTCCAAGGTCGAGGTCACCCCGGTCGACGCCGCGCAGACCACCATCGCCTACAACTCCGGCGAGCCTGCCGTCGTCAACAACAGCTTCGTCCTTCGTGCAGGCCTGAACCCGGACGACGCCATCCTCGAGGACGATCCGAACTCCGAGGGCGCCGAGCCGTACATCAACATCTGGGCCACCACCCCGGAGAAGGCCGACGACGAGCGCATCAACGAGCTCGCCGAGCTCTGGAAGGACCCGGCCGTCGCCGAGGCCGTCCAGGAATCCTCCGGCGGCACCGCCGTCGCCGTGGACCGTCCGCGCGAGGACCTCGAGCAGATCCTGCAGCGCCTGGAAGAGGAGAACTCCTAA
- a CDS encoding MetQ/NlpA family ABC transporter substrate-binding protein, which yields MACTDAPSDTIRIGAIDANQREWHVFQELAREHGFEVEIVTYGDYTTPNDALASGQIDLNNFQHLSYLGGYNVRAEEDLVPIASTAVYPLGLYFEGGLAEVRGEEVTIPQDAANQGRAINLLRDAGLVTLREGAPAHPTPADILAADSEVTVRPVAPAEVVAAFEEGSAAVIPSSGLALAGVDASSALASDDPADVASEPYTYVWATTPDKVDDERLNELVDLWHDPAVDEAVIESSRGTAVPVDKGRAELQRILEQEERWFDR from the coding sequence GTGGCCTGCACGGACGCGCCCTCCGACACCATCCGCATCGGCGCCATCGACGCGAACCAGCGCGAATGGCACGTGTTCCAGGAACTGGCGCGGGAGCACGGATTTGAGGTCGAGATCGTCACCTACGGCGATTACACGACGCCCAACGACGCACTCGCCAGCGGCCAGATCGACCTCAACAACTTCCAGCACCTGAGCTACCTCGGCGGCTACAACGTCCGCGCGGAGGAGGACCTCGTCCCGATCGCCTCGACGGCCGTCTACCCGCTGGGCCTGTACTTCGAGGGCGGCCTCGCGGAGGTGAGGGGCGAGGAGGTCACCATCCCCCAGGACGCCGCCAATCAGGGCCGCGCCATCAACCTGCTCCGGGACGCGGGCCTGGTCACGCTGCGCGAAGGCGCCCCCGCACATCCGACGCCGGCGGACATCCTGGCGGCGGACTCTGAGGTCACCGTGCGTCCGGTCGCCCCGGCGGAGGTCGTCGCCGCCTTCGAGGAGGGTTCCGCCGCCGTCATCCCCAGCTCCGGGCTGGCGCTGGCCGGGGTCGACGCCAGCAGCGCGCTCGCCTCCGACGACCCCGCCGACGTCGCCTCCGAGCCGTACACCTACGTGTGGGCGACCACGCCGGACAAGGTCGACGACGAACGGCTCAATGAACTCGTCGACCTCTGGCACGACCCGGCCGTCGACGAGGCCGTCATTGAATCCTCCCGCGGCACCGCCGTGCCGGTCGACAAGGGCCGGGCCGAGCTCCAGCGCATTCTGGAACAGGAGGAGCGCTGGTTCGACCGCTAG
- a CDS encoding methionine ABC transporter ATP-binding protein, which yields MAGTRIEFQGVSKVFDTDIVAVDNVSFTVEPGEILGVIGYSGAGKSTLVRLINGLDTATGGSILLDGVDVVGKSEKQLRTIRQDIGMIFQQFNLLDSRTAARNVEYPLEIIGAKDRKARVRELLEFVGLGDRAKSFPEQLSGGQKQRVGIARALATNPRLLLADEATSALDPETTHEVLDLLRKVNREFGITIVVITHEMDVVRSIADKVAVMERGRVVEYGTVYDVFSNPETAVAKRFVATSLRNTPDEVEAEDLLAHAGRLFTIALTEESGFFSASARFIDAGGSLDVVHGGVTTLQKKSFGKVTVRLTGPDAAIEEFYRSLNLTTEIEEIRR from the coding sequence ATGGCAGGTACACGCATTGAGTTTCAAGGCGTGTCCAAAGTCTTCGACACCGATATCGTCGCCGTCGACAACGTGAGCTTCACGGTCGAGCCCGGCGAGATACTCGGTGTCATCGGCTATTCCGGGGCCGGCAAATCCACCCTGGTTCGGCTGATCAACGGCCTGGACACGGCAACCGGCGGCAGCATTCTCCTCGACGGCGTCGACGTCGTCGGCAAGTCCGAGAAGCAGCTGCGCACCATCCGCCAGGACATCGGCATGATCTTCCAGCAGTTCAACCTGCTGGACTCCCGCACCGCGGCCCGCAACGTCGAATATCCGCTGGAGATCATCGGTGCCAAGGACCGCAAGGCCCGGGTCCGGGAACTGCTCGAGTTCGTGGGCCTGGGCGATCGTGCGAAGAGCTTTCCGGAACAGCTTTCCGGCGGGCAGAAGCAGCGCGTCGGCATCGCCCGTGCGCTCGCCACCAACCCGCGCCTGCTGCTCGCCGACGAAGCCACCTCCGCCCTCGATCCGGAGACCACGCATGAGGTCCTCGATCTCCTGCGCAAGGTCAACCGGGAGTTCGGCATCACCATCGTCGTGATCACCCACGAAATGGACGTGGTCCGTTCGATCGCCGACAAGGTCGCGGTCATGGAGCGGGGGCGCGTCGTCGAGTACGGGACGGTCTACGACGTCTTCTCCAACCCGGAGACTGCGGTGGCGAAACGCTTTGTCGCCACCTCGCTGCGCAACACCCCGGACGAGGTCGAGGCCGAGGATCTGCTGGCCCACGCCGGGCGACTGTTCACCATCGCCCTGACCGAGGAGAGCGGGTTCTTCTCCGCGTCGGCCAGGTTCATCGACGCCGGCGGTTCCCTCGACGTCGTCCACGGTGGCGTGACGACCCTGCAGAAGAAGTCCTTCGGCAAGGTCACGGTCCGTCTCACCGGACCGGATGCGGCAATTGAGGAGTTTTATCGCTCCCTTAACCTGACCACCGAGATTGAGGAGATTCGCCGATGA
- a CDS encoding Y-family DNA polymerase, producing the protein MRVAALWFPDWPIQAARRELGIEGPLAIVRNHRIRVHSGGLRRGMKVRQAQALIPALTLLDDAPDRDGRVFAEIAAGLDDVASSIEVLRPGLVLVDASAAARFHGGENVAVEMLLDAATRINLDVQVGVADEIATAVLAARHNRIVTDSSDFLSGLPLRSLEAVDCDRSILSSLNILGVRTLGELAALPAESVATRFGSAGMLCHRIARAEPDRRVAPEPQAPPLAVTVAPEEPIERVDEAAFAGRALAARLHGKLRDAGQVCLRLQVTAEVEQGVVERVWRTREPLTESATADRVRWQLDGWLTGGNSGRILSLTLTALDVAVPVAGELWRDGASAAAARRVVERVQSTLGVDRVLQPRHAGGRGVAERIDFIPFGERPIPGLDGSWPGRIPSPLPARLGSGPQHPAARVRLVDARAADVYVTAEALLSSDPYALGWGRARYLVVAWSGPWPVDLGWWHGRRRVARLQVVGVDGAEEQRAWLLIWVKGWRVEATYG; encoded by the coding sequence ATGCGGGTGGCCGCCCTGTGGTTCCCGGACTGGCCGATCCAGGCCGCGCGCCGGGAGCTCGGTATCGAGGGTCCCCTCGCCATCGTGAGGAACCACCGCATCCGCGTGCATTCGGGAGGCCTCCGGCGCGGGATGAAGGTGCGTCAGGCGCAGGCGCTCATTCCTGCGCTGACCCTGCTCGACGACGCCCCCGACCGCGACGGACGCGTCTTCGCCGAGATTGCCGCCGGCCTCGATGACGTCGCCTCCTCCATCGAGGTGCTGCGCCCCGGGCTGGTCCTCGTCGACGCCTCGGCCGCCGCCCGCTTCCACGGCGGGGAGAACGTCGCCGTCGAGATGCTTCTCGACGCCGCCACCCGCATCAACCTCGACGTCCAGGTGGGCGTGGCCGATGAGATAGCCACCGCAGTGCTGGCCGCGCGCCACAACCGGATCGTCACGGATTCCAGCGATTTCCTGTCCGGCCTGCCCCTCCGGTCCCTGGAGGCGGTGGATTGTGACCGGAGCATCCTGTCCTCGCTGAACATTCTCGGGGTGCGCACCCTGGGCGAACTGGCGGCCCTCCCGGCCGAGTCCGTGGCGACGCGCTTCGGTTCCGCGGGCATGCTTTGTCACCGCATCGCCCGGGCGGAACCTGACCGCCGCGTCGCCCCCGAACCGCAGGCGCCCCCGCTGGCGGTGACGGTGGCGCCGGAGGAACCCATCGAGCGCGTCGATGAGGCGGCCTTCGCCGGCCGCGCCCTGGCCGCGCGGTTGCACGGGAAACTGCGTGACGCCGGGCAGGTGTGCCTGCGTCTGCAGGTCACTGCGGAGGTGGAACAGGGCGTGGTGGAGCGGGTCTGGCGGACGCGGGAGCCCCTCACGGAATCCGCCACCGCTGATCGGGTGCGCTGGCAACTCGACGGCTGGCTCACCGGCGGCAACTCCGGCCGCATTCTCTCCCTGACCCTGACCGCCCTGGACGTCGCCGTCCCCGTCGCCGGTGAGCTCTGGCGGGACGGCGCCTCCGCGGCGGCGGCGCGGCGCGTCGTTGAGCGCGTGCAGTCGACGCTCGGCGTCGACCGCGTGCTGCAACCCCGGCATGCCGGTGGGCGGGGAGTGGCGGAAAGGATTGACTTCATCCCCTTCGGTGAGCGGCCCATCCCCGGGCTGGACGGGTCCTGGCCTGGTCGGATTCCTTCACCGCTGCCCGCGCGGCTCGGCTCCGGCCCGCAGCACCCCGCCGCACGGGTCCGGCTTGTCGACGCGCGCGCCGCCGACGTCTACGTCACCGCGGAAGCGCTGCTCAGCTCCGATCCCTACGCTCTCGGGTGGGGCCGGGCCCGCTACCTGGTCGTCGCCTGGTCCGGGCCGTGGCCGGTGGATCTGGGGTGGTGGCATGGCCGGCGGCGGGTGGCCCGCCTGCAGGTGGTGGGCGTGGACGGCGCGGAGGAACAGAGGGCCTGGCTGCTCATCTGGGTGAAGGGGTGGCGGGTGGAGGCCACCTACGGTTAG
- a CDS encoding methionine ABC transporter permease, which yields MTTTLLAADWERLGPTFAEAVWDTLYMVIITLVAAGVLGLLVGILLFTTRQGGILQNKAVYWVLNFLVNFIRPIPFIILIAMMAPVTIEVVGTTIGRNAAVFVMVIAATFSVARIVEQNLVAIHPGKIEAARAMGASPWRIIRTVIIPEALGPLILGYTFLFIAIVDMSAMAGYVGAGGLGDFAIVYGYRAFDQEATWAAVLVIVVIVQLAQVFGNWLSKKIMRR from the coding sequence ATGACGACAACGCTTCTCGCGGCCGACTGGGAGCGCCTGGGCCCGACTTTCGCCGAGGCCGTCTGGGACACCCTCTACATGGTCATCATCACGCTGGTGGCCGCCGGTGTCCTGGGACTGCTCGTCGGCATCCTCCTGTTCACCACCCGACAGGGCGGGATCCTGCAGAACAAGGCCGTCTACTGGGTGCTGAATTTTCTGGTGAACTTCATCCGTCCGATCCCGTTCATCATCCTCATCGCGATGATGGCGCCGGTGACCATTGAGGTGGTGGGCACGACCATCGGCAGGAACGCGGCGGTATTCGTCATGGTCATTGCCGCGACGTTCTCGGTGGCCCGTATCGTCGAGCAGAACCTCGTCGCCATCCACCCGGGCAAGATTGAGGCCGCCCGGGCGATGGGCGCCTCGCCGTGGCGCATCATCCGCACGGTGATCATTCCCGAGGCACTCGGCCCCCTGATCCTCGGTTACACCTTCCTGTTCATCGCCATCGTCGACATGTCCGCGATGGCCGGCTACGTCGGCGCCGGTGGCCTGGGCGATTTCGCCATCGTCTACGGCTACCGCGCCTTCGACCAGGAGGCGACCTGGGCAGCCGTCCTGGTCATCGTGGTCATCGTTCAGCTGGCGCAGGTCTTCGGCAACTGGCTGTCGAAGAAGATCATGCGACGCTAG
- a CDS encoding AMIN-like domain-containing (lipo)protein: MSADLRTTARLALLVTSMAVGLVACSPAQGGTTLAASTAGTGVGLTPLGNANTTVKTQRPEAPAQLMVVNVRVGSHEGFDRVVFDLVGSGEPGWFIDYTNKPSQQGSGTPVAHEGAIALNVNIDGTAYPFELGMEDPRLGRIPGSGNVNEVISVGTFEGRSQFVIGLQRQAAYSVQVLEEPKRLVVDIVQN; the protein is encoded by the coding sequence ATGAGCGCAGACCTTCGCACGACAGCCCGCCTCGCTCTGCTCGTGACCTCCATGGCCGTCGGCCTCGTCGCCTGCAGCCCTGCCCAAGGCGGCACCACCCTCGCCGCCAGCACCGCCGGAACCGGCGTCGGACTGACCCCGCTCGGCAACGCGAACACCACGGTGAAGACGCAGCGCCCGGAAGCCCCCGCCCAACTCATGGTCGTCAACGTCCGCGTCGGCAGCCACGAAGGCTTCGACCGCGTCGTCTTCGACCTCGTGGGCAGCGGTGAGCCCGGCTGGTTCATCGACTACACGAACAAGCCGTCCCAGCAGGGCTCCGGCACCCCGGTGGCCCACGAAGGCGCCATCGCACTCAACGTCAACATTGACGGCACGGCCTACCCGTTTGAACTGGGCATGGAGGATCCCCGGCTGGGTCGCATCCCGGGCTCCGGCAACGTGAACGAGGTCATCAGTGTCGGCACCTTCGAGGGCCGATCCCAGTTCGTCATCGGCCTGCAGCGCCAAGCCGCCTACTCCGTGCAGGTTCTCGAGGAGCCCAAGCGCCTCGTCGTGGACATCGTCCAGAACTAA